The genome window aaaacaaatgcagaATATCACCTTCATAATGCAGGTATGTGAGGTCAGCTATATCCACCAGCTGCCCTCCAGATGAGGAAAGCCTTGGGGAATCCCCCCGAACTGACCACCTGCTTTTAACTTACAAAGCAACAATGATTAGGGAGGTAAGGGAGCTCAACAGAGGAAACATGGGAGTGAAAAGATCCAGCTAATGCGCTCATCCATCAGCTTGGGCCATCAAAGAAAAGTCAAACTACTTCCATCACTGTCCAAGGAAAGACTCTTGCTTGTTGCTTAATGTGATAGGAGCCATGCCGTTGGCACTCCAGGGAGAGGGGGGGCCCTGCTActgcaatgtgcagcaggctgtgAGTTTAAAATCCTATTAGGCAGAAACTAACAGTAGCAAAAAGAAAGCAGGTATCCCCTAGTGGGGATTTAAAGATGTTTAGACATAATTGGATTTTCCAAGCAGATGTCATTATTGTTAAACAGTTGCCCACTTGATATGTTCAAGTTGTTGGCTGTAATTGCCAACATTAGCAGGTCTGTGCAGAGCAAAGGTCAGTTGGTTAATATTGTGATTTAGTATTTTATGAAGTAATTCCAAAcgcttttatgtatttttttttgttttgcagcccATTAAACTAGTTCTGGGCTGTTAATACAATAATGTCTTAGGCTCTGTGGGTAAACTGCTGATACTCATAGGCTAAGTGCAGTTGAGATGAATTGGTTTTGTATGCTATGAAGCATCCATGTTTTGATTCAGAGGCTGCAGTAGTTTTACTGAGGGTTGTTTTGAACATGGAACAGctgcttcttttctcttcctgACTGTCTACTGGAGTATTATGGAGAATCATAAGATATGCACCAGATCTCAGTTgaggaactcccgctctttgacTGACGCAGCTCCTGAAAGCTCAGTCTCTAAAATTTCAGTGGCAATAATGAAAGCAGCTCCAGTCAATATATTATATTTCTCTGCACAACCCATGTACTGGTGATGGGCAGAAGGAAGGGTTTATACTAGGGGTATCATACATGCAGCCTAGGGAGAGTGAATTTGGTCCCTTGAGAAGGCTTATCAGCCCTGCAAgctagctgaggcaaccccccttgctcccaatctggccaggaaagcctgctgcaggctcaccagtgcAGGCACTGACTCCACCCTGCCTACagacttgccagtccaggcatccacctcaccccccccccacccccgtgctgtTCTGGCCTGGCGAGCCTACTGTAGACTCGCCAGCTGCGGCAGCCACCTCCCCCCTCCAGTGCTGACCACCTCCTCCAGTGCCACCCTCAGCTGGCGAGCTGAAGTAGCTGCCCCCCCACAATGCTGAACTGGGCTGGTGAACTGCTGGTTGCTTGCCAGCTGCCACTCCCCATCCCTTGCCCCaggcctggcccaaccaagtcacatgtATGTCATATCctgccctcataacaaatgattTATATGTTCCCTGGGTTTGTATGGctactccctctccctcccccccctctctctctcagagcAGTGTCAAACGGCTGTACCTAAACAGTGGCATTATCTTTTGAGTGGCATGTTAGTACAAGAATCTGCCTTTGTCACATATAATATTTTGGTGTGGATACTTAGTGTCTTCTTTCCAGATAAAAGATAGCTAACTAGATATACCTATTATTCTTTATTGGACAAACGTGATTGAACAGAAGATACTATCTTACTGAGCTGGAATCTTTTTTCAGGTGAAGTATGCTAGTGTTGGAACAACCAACACTTTTAATTGATAAGAGCTCTGAAAACATTTCCGTTTTGCCTAGTGCTTTATAGACTTTCACTTTTGAACGCCTGCAAAAGACTAGGATGTGTACAGTCTTAATTTGGATAATAAGTTTATACTATTTAATGGTGTTTCTTCAAACACTCTATTGTttcattatctatatatataaaaatctaacagtgtgtttgtccctgatggcctccctcagaagctgctggacggattgcccccaaattttcacaggacgtccttccctgttgcgggcacgtaatcggaccttcaaatctccaaaagtccatacctgagccaggtaaaacgtctttttcctggcacaccaggccatgaagctggctgtgtttaactgtcacccttagaatgttcatgcagcctgtctgtctgtggcctgagggcttggtatgagggcttagaatgttcgtgcagatgggcagagatgagcagtgaaaacagtaaataggtaatactggtaggtaatacaagtggaagtgaaacacatacacactttgccgtgtgagacgtcaggtggggttccccccctccacacgcaggtaactttcactccctatgcctcacccactgctaccacacaatacacatccagctcatcctcacacacctcactctgccctccctcacatccaaccaccacttatccacttcctcacccatattcgccacagctctcttttactaaaagcgagctgaagttcacctttttcttctaagataatccgcggggtgggggcaaaccaacgctaccagctctgcttcttttgcatgtggccctttaagaacccagggagctggcctcgatctgagcgcctcaccaccctgcctctgctgcctgactgggatagcctgcttgccccagttctgccttacccaagccaggactgtgcgtgtcaactagcctcatggacagtgggattcatactctggacagttccattgtggaatggaaagggttaccttacactaaaaaagcaagacaccaccatataacaatgtgaattgaaaagggaaagagggattccatttgaccaccccaaaaggctatgttggggatcattggacctgcatggacatctgtgtgggttgcggactgtgatgagaaggacaattgccacagcaacgcgtggctgggcccgctagttatttATAATAATTGGGTCACCCAGAGGACAAGAATATTTTTCCTCTCCCATTCTCTATGTATTATTAGTAATTTTACAAACACCTTCAATTTCCTCCTCCTTTAGCCGTCTTTTTGTCTTTTAACTGAAAAGGCCCAAACACCTACTCTAATCCCTTGATCACTTACATTTTCATGTCCattatatcctttttgagatggagcAACCAAAATTATACATTTCAGTGTAGCCATTCCATTAAATTCTATAAAGGCATTACAACAGtggtcattttattttcaataattttttttagtaatCGCAGCACTGTTTATCTTTTTCGTACTACAGTCCACTAACTGATCGTTTTCAAGATCAGTAGCAACTACAAGATTTCCCGGGGAGACCCTATCAGTCTGATTTTCAGCATTTACTAGGGATTCTCACATTTCACCACGAACATGTTTGATAGTTAAACTTGCTATATTCAAAGGTATTGATCAGACATTAGCTGATCAGCTAGCTTGTTTGGTTCATGCTGAACAGGCACAAATGCCTGCCAAACAGGTTTGCTTAGGATTGTTGCAAAATTGTGCATACACAGAGATTCTGCTGATTCAAGCTGATCAGCAGCCATTAGCATCACTAGGGACTACTTAGATCAATACTGAAGGATAGGttttattaaaacacagcatttatttaagACTTATGTGATTTGTGACCACCATCATGATCTATTTAAACATTTGTCTGATGAGCGAAGCCATTGATAGCAAGGACGGAGGGTAGTAGAATTCAGTCAGACTGTGAGAGAAAGCCAGTTGCTCTGTACTGCTTGGTCAAGAAGGAATATAGTAGAGCAACCTGTCAAACAGCCACAGATGGGCTGCCAAACAGTTGAAGCAATCACTGAAAAAAACGGCTTCCCATTTGTAACCAGCAAACTGGATTTGAGCCAAAGTGATGAGTGTTTGAGCATTCATGCCATCCAATTTGTATGTTGAGAAGGTTTGCATCTTAAGGCTAACAATAGTCTCTAATGTCATATCGGATAAGGATTCAATGACCAGATAGTGATCAGAATCTCTTTCTTCTGATGCACTATAGGAGAGgcacaagggaaaaaaataaataaaacttggaTTGGTGAAACCTCATCAATCTCGATTTGTTTTCAGGTTCGCAAGGGAGTAAGTTTGGCCTCACATTGTGCATAACTGACACAGCCTTACCTCATTGTGATATCATGGACAGTTATTGGTAGAATTCTACAGATCACTCCTTGGTCTAGGTTACCGTTAACTTCTTCCAGAGTGGCCTACCCTCCTGCCATGTTCCCCGTCTCCCGTCAGTGTACAGCTTATGTGCTGATATAATCTTTCTCTCCAATTATGATCacattaccttttttaaaaaaaactgcatcaCTTTACTGACTTTAAGCTTCTTTCAATCTCTCAAGGCTCTCTTCTTTAGCAAAACCTTCCCTCAATGGTCCCAGCCTCACAGTCCCTATCATAGTTCATTCTTTACTGTTCCTATCCCCAAAGGTCTTTTGatgtacatatttaaaatatttagaagtAGTAGTAGAGGTAGTAATAGTGACCATCATGAAATTTGCCATGGTTCCTAGTGTATGGATTGGAAaaaaccaacatggtgtagtggttatagtagtggactctaatctggtttgattcccttctccacgtgagtggcaaactctaatatggtgaactgaatttgtttccccactcctgctggatgaccttgggctagtcacagttctccagaactctttcaaccccacctacctcctctccttgggagaggaaggagtttgtaagccgctttgagactctttacaggagagaagggcaaggtgtaaatctaaacttttctttttaatgtaatAAAATCTGCTACTTGACATTATGAATGGGAATTAATCACAAATGTCTTTTTGTAATCTGTATTTGTAGGAAAATGCAAGTGAGGACACCCAGCAGAGTCAACTTTTTCACGCttctaaaaagttttctttttactACCTAGCCTGGGGAAGAGTTCATTGTAGCTTCATATCTTGTACAATACATTATGAATCTCATCCTCTGGAAGGAATTATTTTACTAGCCCTGTAAAATGTTTGCCCAACATTTGTGAAGGAAGGTGATGAACGTTATCATCTTATTCTCCCATCTTCATGtgcttgttaattttttttaacattctatTGTATCATTTCATTTGCATTGTTACACACCTTGGGTGTCTCTTTGGTATGGAAGAAAGGTgtgactgaaacattttaaataaacaaataacatgtAGTCAATATGTTGCATTTAGGGCTTAGATACTGCGGTCTACAAGGCAAAGGCTGCGGCTCAgaggtacagcatctgcttggcatgcagagggtcccaggtttgATACATGTCAatctgagaccatggagagccaacaccagtctgaatagacaattcTGACattgacttggtataaggcagcttcatgtgttcaaaagcTCAGATTCTTATTCCTGCTCAGCTACAAAGTTTAATGGAAACCGAAACAAGTCATCAAGCACAATCTAAGCACAAGGATGTTGTAAAACAAAATCAGCTAAAGATAAGATTAGGATTAGGATAAGGATAGGAAAATAGCCAACTAATTATGGTTTCATTTAGTTTTGGACACATTCCCAGTCACTCTATCTAGATCAGTTTTTCCTACAGAAATTCCTTGTTTTCCATCAAATGCATTGTACTTGATTTTTCCTAATTTTTCCAACTATCCTTCTCTCTTTAGATGATATCCATGAATGACTCATTGGACACAAACTATTTTTCCAACTATCCTTCTCTCTTTAGATGATATCCATGAATGACTCGTTGGACACAAACTATATTTTCCATCTttgctttaaaattatttcccattACTTTATTTAAATCAACAAAATGATGTAATTAGGCAATATTGTACTGAGGTAATTATCATCTGATAATATTGACATTTTAACTATGGAATAAGTGCTGTGGGAATGTAAAAGATTTTACTCTCTGAACAGTGTCACACTAATATCTCAGCAGAATTCAGGAAGTTCTGGGCTTGAAAGATTAGCAgcaccatcctaagcaaagttacactggTCTAAGCCTACTGCAGTCAAAGGGCTGCagaggatataactctgcttagcatggCACTTTAAAGGTTCCAAAAAGTTAAAGCTGAAGAATGGATGTAGTTATCTACATTTATCTACATTTCCAGAAACATCATTCTTAGTTGAAATTTAGCCTTTGGTCCAAAATAAAGTCCTTTTGTTATCAAATTTATACCTGTCTAGCTGTTCACAAGTTCTATTCAATTGTACTATGACAATTATGTCACAGTTGATTTAACCTTTCAAACAGAAGCCCCCTAGCCTTTCACTCAAACATATTGTCATTAAATTCCCACTAATATATAGCACTTGTTTTTTGTGGATTATAATCTTAAAGTAAATTCATCCACCACATTTGCAATGGTGTTGCTTTCTCAATACAATTTAAGGAAGGGACTACTCAAAATAACCACGTGCCTGTATATCCATACATTTGTACAAAATGATTCGAAGTAATTCAGACATCTTTATCAAAATATGTCTTGAACAATGAAGCAGTTTATTAGTTGCATTCCATTTTATGGAACAAGAGTCCATTAAAGTTTGCTCAAGCGGTAGCTTATTGCTTTTGAACAGAGATGAGGGGATGCGTTAGCATTTCAACTGTTCTCTTCCATTTACTCTTATGGACTTCAGCTGGCCGTCTTCTTCAACTTCAATTCTTTCTTGTCCATTCTCAACAATCTTCCGTGTGGTGATTCTTCGCCCATTGATCACTTCAGTAGATGTTGAAACAGATCTGAAGTTCTGTGCTCCACTGCTGTCATCTCCAAAGGATCTACAGGAGAACATTGTGTGCAGGCCAGGCCCAAATGAATTGAATCCAAAGTTGGCAAAGGCACCAAGTCCAGAAAAGAGACCTAAAGGCCCACTTCTGGTTTCCCCtccattattatcatcatcaaacTGGTTGTCAAAGAAGTCATTGGCAAAGATGTCCATTCCTCCAAAGAACTCTCTGAAGATCTCCTCAGGACTGCGGAAAACAAAGTCAAAATCAAATGGACTGTGGGAGTGGCCTCCAGTTGTTCCTCTCCCTCTATACCTTGGTTCTTTTACCGGCCTGTCATAGAGAGAGCGTTTTTGAGGGTCTGACAAGACTTCATAGGCCTCAGCAACTGCTTTGAatttcttctctgcttcttctttaTTATGAGGGTTCTTGTCTGGGTGCCACTTTAATGCCAGCTTGC of Sphaerodactylus townsendi isolate TG3544 linkage group LG03, MPM_Stown_v2.3, whole genome shotgun sequence contains these proteins:
- the DNAJB8 gene encoding dnaJ homolog subfamily B member 8; this translates as MVNYYEVLGLHQNASQEDIKKAYRKLALKWHPDKNPHNKEEAEKKFKAVAEAYEVLSDPQKRSLYDRPVKEPRYRGRGTTGGHSHSPFDFDFVFRSPEEIFREFFGGMDIFANDFFDNQFDDDNNGGETRSGPLGLFSGLGAFANFGFNSFGPGLHTMFSCRSFGDDSSGAQNFRSVSTSTEVINGRRITTRKIVENGQERIEVEEDGQLKSIRVNGREQLKC